Proteins from a single region of Scleropages formosus chromosome 24, fSclFor1.1, whole genome shotgun sequence:
- the LOC108939492 gene encoding adhesion G-protein coupled receptor G6-like isoform X3 has product MRCISSTPFSGVCLDNGLVNVTCKLVESEDLFAEIQGSGKEICREDHQICNCSSFCSGKAAYYTLVLNVTSPTFTMTDLKTTVSQLGIDPDCKSMPQDHCVLFTTVAQVYQGVHLECHGTEIRLHSCMVIVKLVRPLDVCALSSVVTALLQHNTDISYDGIITRAAICGWLSEPSYDLLDSNFTWVSTDLSLSQICEENDPIILTCQEGETLSVLLNETCKDLSTPVTNGKILKFSTVNKRAQPFSSTEYITTSLPSNATQYNTTTLPSNVTQSNATSLPSNATQSNATALSSNVTRSNATSLPSNATQYNATTLPSNMTQYNTTALPSSSTQYNTTSLPSNMTQSNTTSLPSNTTQSNTTSLPSNAIQYNATTLPSNAIQYNATTLPSNMTQYNATTLPSNMTQYNTTALPSSSTQYNTTSLPSNMTQSNTTSLPSNTTQSNTTTLPSNMTQYNTTTLPSNMTQYNTTTLPSNAIQYNATTLPSNAIQYNATTLPSNTTQSNTTSLPSNTTQSNTTTLPSNMTQYNTTTLPSNAIQYNATTLPSNAIQYNATTLPSNMTQSNTTSLPSNTTQYNTTTLPSNMTQSNTTTLPSNATQYNTTALPSNVTQSNTTALPSNMTQCNTTALPSNTTQYNTTSLPSKPRLGNGTAFTLKRTQGNVIAFPSMNATDFYTTNALSNAKTNQTTMNTTAGTVASNTTSVITSTTTATNSRRLPVRPAEMPTNIASEHSTASSTPVMSLEEHAICLLNKTRELPAVNSTLMGQWVSQLEGLLSGPNISLTLGSTAISIVSNLLHANTAVLAPFSTRIIRIVDTVGLKLVLEDKMEMVSAELLALAVTRVNGFSFQETSFSISDPSSLQISVRNGPRSRGSALFLGSITLPPSLTDGLTSQEQMLASRVQFSFYQNSTVFQDRGLGNRKLNSGVLGTSVANLSISGLKEDVVITLKNREPVMGNFVTTCVFWDFGYNDGTGGWNPTGCHVQDTTYNVTVCSCNHLTSFTVLLDFSRGGITNVLQATVLAYITYIGCGISAVFLSVTLLTYLGFEKLRKDIPSKILIQLCLALLLLNLVFLLDPWLALYPSATGLCICTAFFLHYFLLVSFTWMGLEAFHMYLALVKVFNTYVSRYMLKFSLVGWGVPLVVVIIVIAINKDNYGQISYGKYRDGSTDDLIFYLCIPLCRQEECAAAMEGILMLWQFTTA; this is encoded by the exons CTGCGTACTACACCCTGGTCCTCAATGTCACAAGTCCCACATTCACCATGACTGATCTCAAGACCACA GTTTCCCAACTAGGCATTGACCCTGATTGCAAAAGCATGCCACA GGATCATTGTGTGTTATTCACCACTGTGGCTCAGGTGTACCAG GGTGTGCATCTGGAATGTCACGGCACAGAGATACG GCTGCACAGCTGCATGGTGATAGTGAAGCTGGTCCGTCCACTGGATGTCTGTGCTCTGAGCTCAGTTGTAACTGCACTGCTTCAACATAATACGGACATCTCGTACGATGGGATAATTACACGAGCGG CAATCTGTGGCTGGCTTTCAGAACCCTCTTATGACCTGCTGGACTCCAACTTCACCTGGGTCTCCACTGACCTGAGCCTTTCTCAGATTTGTGAGGAGAATGACCCCATCATACTCACTTG CCAAGAGGGTGAAACTCTTAGCGTGCTCCTAAATGAAACCTGTAAGGACCTTTCCACTCCTGTAACCAATGGCAAAATACTAAAATTCTCGACGGTGAACAAAAGAGCACAGCCCTTCAGCTCAACAGAGTACATAACCACATCCTTACCATCAAACGCGACCCAGTACAACACCACAACCTTACCATCAAATGTGACCCAGTCCAACGCCACATCCTTACCATCAAACGCGACCCAGTCCAACGCCACAGCTTTATCATCAAACGTGACCCGGTCCAACGCCACATCCTTACCATCAAACGCGACCCAGTACAACGCCACAACCTTACCATCAAACATGACCCAGTACAACACCACAGCTTTACCATCCAGCTCGACCCAGTACAACACCACATCCTTACCATCAAACATGACCCAGTCGAACACCACATCCTTACCATCAAACACGACCCAGTCCAACACCACATCCTTACCATCAAACGCGATCCAGTACAACGCCACAACCTTACCATCAAACGCGATCCAGTACAACGCCACAACCTTACCATCAAACATGACCCAGTACAACGCCACAACCTTACCATCAAACATGACCCAGTACAACACCACAGCTTTACCATCCAGCTCGACCCAGTACAACACCACATCCTTACCATCAAACATGACCCAGTCGAACACCACATCCTTACCATCAAACACGACCCAGTCCAACACCACAACCTTACCATCAAACATGACCCAGTACAACACCACAACCTTACCATCAAACATGACCCAGTACAACACCACAACCTTACCATCAAACGCGATCCAGTACAACGCCACAACCTTACCATCAAACGCGATCCAGTACAACGCCACAACCTTACCATCAAACACGACCCAGTCAAACACCACATCCTTACCATCAAACACGACCCAGTCCAACACCACAACCTTACCATCAAACATGACCCAGTACAACACCACAACCTTACCATCAAACGCGATCCAGTACAACGCCACAACCTTACCATCAAACGCGATCCAGTACAACGCCACAACCTTACCATCAAACATGACCCAGTCAAACACCACATCCTTACCATCAAACACGACCCAGTACAACACCACAACCTTACCATCAAACATGACCCAGTCCAACACCACAACCTTACCATCAAACGCGACCCAGTACAACACCACAGCTTTACCATCCAATGTGACCCAGTCCAACACCACAGCTTTACCATCCAACATGACGCAGTGCAACACCACAGCTTTACCATCAAACACAACCCAGTACAACACCACATCCTTACCATCAAAGCCAAGACTTGGCAATGGAACAGCTTTCAcattaaaaagaacacaaggtaATGTAATTGCATTTCCTTCCATGAACGCAACAGACTTTTACACCACAAATGCCTTGTCTAAtgcaaaaacaaaccaaaccacCATGAACACCACTGCTGGAACGGTCGCTTCCAATACAACTTCAGTCATCACTAGCACCACCACAGCAACAAACTCCAGACGGCTTCCTGTACGTCCTGCAGAGATGCCCACCAACATTGCCTCGGAACACTCGACTGCGAGTTCCACCCCAG TGATGAGCTTGGAGGAGCATGCGATCTGCCTGCTGAACAAGACAAGAGAACTTCCTGCTGTTAACTCCACTCTGATGGGACAGTGGGTGTCCCAGCTGGAGGGGCTGCTGTCAGGACCCAACATCAGCCTCACCCTGGGAAGTACTGCCATTTCCATCGTCAGTAACCTGCTCCATGCCAATACAGCTGTTTTAGCACCCTTCTCCACCAG GATCATCAGAATAGTGGATACTGTGGGTCTGAAGCTGGTCTTGGAAGACAAGATGGAGATGGTCTCGGCAGAGTTACTGGCTTTGGCTGTCACCAGAGTGAATGGTTTCAGCTTTCAGGAGACCTCTTTCTCGATCTCTGATCCTTCCAGCTTGCAG ATCAGTGTGAGAAATGGGCCTAGATCCAGGGGGAGTGCTCTGTTTCTGGGCTCCATCACACTGCCCCCTTCTCTGACTGATGGCCTGACCTCCCAGGAACAAATGCTTGCCTCCCGTGTTCAGTTCAGCTTCTACCAGAACAGCACCGTGTTTCAA GATAGAGGCCTTGGAAACAGGAAGCTTAACAGTGGGGTGCTGGGGACCAGTGTGGCGAACCTGTCAATCAGTGGACTGAAGGAAGATGTGGTCATCACCCTGAAGAACAGAGAGCCAGTGATG GGGAATTTTGTTACTACTTGTGTGTTCTGGGACTTTGGCTATAATG ATGGAACAGGGGGTTGGAACCCCACCGGCTGCCACGTTCAGGACACTACCTATAATGTCACTGTGTGCAGCTGTAACCACCTGACAAGCTTTACAGTGCTGTTG GACTTTTCGAGAGGGGGCATCACAAATGTCCTGCAGGCCACCGTTCTCGCCTACATCACCTACATCGGCTGTGGGATCTCGGCTGTTTTCCTCTCAGTTACATTGCTGACCTACCTGGGGTTCGA GAAGTTGCGCAAGGACATTCCTTCCAAGATTCTGATCCAGCTGTGCCTGGCCCTCCTGCTGCTCAATTTGGTTTTCCTGCTGGACCCTTGGCTTGCGCTGTACCCCAGTGCCACTGGCCTCTGCATTTGTACTGCCTTCTTCCTACATTACTTCCTGCTTGTCTCGTTCACTTGGATGGGCTTGGAGGCCTTCCACATGTACCTGGCTCTTGTCAAGGTCTTCAACACCTATGTGTCCAGATACATGCTCAAGTTCTCACTCGTGGGATGGG GGGTCCCTCTTGTGGTGGTCATCATTGTTATTGCCATCAACAAAGACAACTATGGCCAGATCTCCTATGGGAAGTACCGTGATGGATCAACAGATGACTT GATTTTTTATCTTTGTATTCCACTGTGCCGTCAAGAAGAGTGTGCGGCGGCAATGGAGGGCATACTTATGCTGTGGCAGTTTACGACTGCTTGA
- the LOC108939492 gene encoding adhesion G-protein coupled receptor G6-like isoform X2 translates to MRCISSTPFSGVCLDNGLVNVTCKLVESEDLFAEIQGSGKEICREDHQICNCSSFCSGKAAYYTLVLNVTSPTFTMTDLKTTVSQLGIDPDCKSMPQDHCVLFTTVAQVYQGVHLECHGTEIRLHSCMVIVKLVRPLDVCALSSVVTALLQHNTDISYDGIITRAAICGWLSEPSYDLLDSNFTWVSTDLSLSQICEENDPIILTCQEGETLSVLLNETCKDLSTPVTNGKILKFSTVNKRAQPFSSTEYITTSLPSNATQYNTTTLPSNVTQSNATSLPSNATQSNATALSSNVTRSNATSLPSNATQYNATTLPSNMTQYNTTALPSSSTQYNTTSLPSNMTQSNTTSLPSNTTQSNTTSLPSNAIQYNATTLPSNAIQYNATTLPSNMTQYNATTLPSNMTQYNTTALPSSSTQYNTTSLPSNMTQSNTTSLPSNTTQSNTTTLPSNMTQYNTTTLPSNMTQYNTTTLPSNAIQYNATTLPSNAIQYNATTLPSNTTQSNTTSLPSNTTQSNTTTLPSNMTQYNTTTLPSNAIQYNATTLPSNAIQYNATTLPSNMTQSNTTSLPSNTTQYNTTTLPSNMTQSNTTTLPSNATQYNTTALPSNVTQSNTTALPSNMTQCNTTALPSNTTQYNTTSLPSKPRLGNGTAFTLKRTQGNVIAFPSMNATDFYTTNALSNAKTNQTTMNTTAGTVASNTTSVITSTTTATNSRRLPVRPAEMPTNIASEHSTASSTPVMSLEEHAICLLNKTRELPAVNSTLMGQWVSQLEGLLSGPNISLTLGSTAISIVSNLLHANTAVLAPFSTRIIRIVDTVGLKLVLEDKMEMVSAELLALAVTRVNGFSFQETSFSISDPSSLQISVRNGPRSRGSALFLGSITLPPSLTDGLTSQEQMLASRVQFSFYQNSTVFQDRGLGNRKLNSGVLGTSVANLSISGLKEDVVITLKNREPVMGNFVTTCVFWDFGYNDGTGGWNPTGCHVQDTTYNVTVCSCNHLTSFTVLLDFSRGGITNVLQATVLAYITYIGCGISAVFLSVTLLTYLGFEKLRKDIPSKILIQLCLALLLLNLVFLLDPWLALYPSATGLCICTAFFLHYFLLVSFTWMGLEAFHMYLALVKVFNTYVSRYMLKFSLVGWGVPLVVVIIVIAINKDNYGQISYGKYRDGSTDDFCWLKNDIAFYVAVVAYFCLVFLLNMAIFVVVLVQLCRIKQQNPHDSQHRNVLQDLRSVASLTFLLGLTWGFAFFAWGPVNLAFMYLFSIFNSLQGFFIFVFHCAVKKSVRRQWRAYLCCGSLRLLENSESPFDDSTIMFPDDQHENVSRQRMRTSE, encoded by the exons CTGCGTACTACACCCTGGTCCTCAATGTCACAAGTCCCACATTCACCATGACTGATCTCAAGACCACA GTTTCCCAACTAGGCATTGACCCTGATTGCAAAAGCATGCCACA GGATCATTGTGTGTTATTCACCACTGTGGCTCAGGTGTACCAG GGTGTGCATCTGGAATGTCACGGCACAGAGATACG GCTGCACAGCTGCATGGTGATAGTGAAGCTGGTCCGTCCACTGGATGTCTGTGCTCTGAGCTCAGTTGTAACTGCACTGCTTCAACATAATACGGACATCTCGTACGATGGGATAATTACACGAGCGG CAATCTGTGGCTGGCTTTCAGAACCCTCTTATGACCTGCTGGACTCCAACTTCACCTGGGTCTCCACTGACCTGAGCCTTTCTCAGATTTGTGAGGAGAATGACCCCATCATACTCACTTG CCAAGAGGGTGAAACTCTTAGCGTGCTCCTAAATGAAACCTGTAAGGACCTTTCCACTCCTGTAACCAATGGCAAAATACTAAAATTCTCGACGGTGAACAAAAGAGCACAGCCCTTCAGCTCAACAGAGTACATAACCACATCCTTACCATCAAACGCGACCCAGTACAACACCACAACCTTACCATCAAATGTGACCCAGTCCAACGCCACATCCTTACCATCAAACGCGACCCAGTCCAACGCCACAGCTTTATCATCAAACGTGACCCGGTCCAACGCCACATCCTTACCATCAAACGCGACCCAGTACAACGCCACAACCTTACCATCAAACATGACCCAGTACAACACCACAGCTTTACCATCCAGCTCGACCCAGTACAACACCACATCCTTACCATCAAACATGACCCAGTCGAACACCACATCCTTACCATCAAACACGACCCAGTCCAACACCACATCCTTACCATCAAACGCGATCCAGTACAACGCCACAACCTTACCATCAAACGCGATCCAGTACAACGCCACAACCTTACCATCAAACATGACCCAGTACAACGCCACAACCTTACCATCAAACATGACCCAGTACAACACCACAGCTTTACCATCCAGCTCGACCCAGTACAACACCACATCCTTACCATCAAACATGACCCAGTCGAACACCACATCCTTACCATCAAACACGACCCAGTCCAACACCACAACCTTACCATCAAACATGACCCAGTACAACACCACAACCTTACCATCAAACATGACCCAGTACAACACCACAACCTTACCATCAAACGCGATCCAGTACAACGCCACAACCTTACCATCAAACGCGATCCAGTACAACGCCACAACCTTACCATCAAACACGACCCAGTCAAACACCACATCCTTACCATCAAACACGACCCAGTCCAACACCACAACCTTACCATCAAACATGACCCAGTACAACACCACAACCTTACCATCAAACGCGATCCAGTACAACGCCACAACCTTACCATCAAACGCGATCCAGTACAACGCCACAACCTTACCATCAAACATGACCCAGTCAAACACCACATCCTTACCATCAAACACGACCCAGTACAACACCACAACCTTACCATCAAACATGACCCAGTCCAACACCACAACCTTACCATCAAACGCGACCCAGTACAACACCACAGCTTTACCATCCAATGTGACCCAGTCCAACACCACAGCTTTACCATCCAACATGACGCAGTGCAACACCACAGCTTTACCATCAAACACAACCCAGTACAACACCACATCCTTACCATCAAAGCCAAGACTTGGCAATGGAACAGCTTTCAcattaaaaagaacacaaggtaATGTAATTGCATTTCCTTCCATGAACGCAACAGACTTTTACACCACAAATGCCTTGTCTAAtgcaaaaacaaaccaaaccacCATGAACACCACTGCTGGAACGGTCGCTTCCAATACAACTTCAGTCATCACTAGCACCACCACAGCAACAAACTCCAGACGGCTTCCTGTACGTCCTGCAGAGATGCCCACCAACATTGCCTCGGAACACTCGACTGCGAGTTCCACCCCAG TGATGAGCTTGGAGGAGCATGCGATCTGCCTGCTGAACAAGACAAGAGAACTTCCTGCTGTTAACTCCACTCTGATGGGACAGTGGGTGTCCCAGCTGGAGGGGCTGCTGTCAGGACCCAACATCAGCCTCACCCTGGGAAGTACTGCCATTTCCATCGTCAGTAACCTGCTCCATGCCAATACAGCTGTTTTAGCACCCTTCTCCACCAG GATCATCAGAATAGTGGATACTGTGGGTCTGAAGCTGGTCTTGGAAGACAAGATGGAGATGGTCTCGGCAGAGTTACTGGCTTTGGCTGTCACCAGAGTGAATGGTTTCAGCTTTCAGGAGACCTCTTTCTCGATCTCTGATCCTTCCAGCTTGCAG ATCAGTGTGAGAAATGGGCCTAGATCCAGGGGGAGTGCTCTGTTTCTGGGCTCCATCACACTGCCCCCTTCTCTGACTGATGGCCTGACCTCCCAGGAACAAATGCTTGCCTCCCGTGTTCAGTTCAGCTTCTACCAGAACAGCACCGTGTTTCAA GATAGAGGCCTTGGAAACAGGAAGCTTAACAGTGGGGTGCTGGGGACCAGTGTGGCGAACCTGTCAATCAGTGGACTGAAGGAAGATGTGGTCATCACCCTGAAGAACAGAGAGCCAGTGATG GGGAATTTTGTTACTACTTGTGTGTTCTGGGACTTTGGCTATAATG ATGGAACAGGGGGTTGGAACCCCACCGGCTGCCACGTTCAGGACACTACCTATAATGTCACTGTGTGCAGCTGTAACCACCTGACAAGCTTTACAGTGCTGTTG GACTTTTCGAGAGGGGGCATCACAAATGTCCTGCAGGCCACCGTTCTCGCCTACATCACCTACATCGGCTGTGGGATCTCGGCTGTTTTCCTCTCAGTTACATTGCTGACCTACCTGGGGTTCGA GAAGTTGCGCAAGGACATTCCTTCCAAGATTCTGATCCAGCTGTGCCTGGCCCTCCTGCTGCTCAATTTGGTTTTCCTGCTGGACCCTTGGCTTGCGCTGTACCCCAGTGCCACTGGCCTCTGCATTTGTACTGCCTTCTTCCTACATTACTTCCTGCTTGTCTCGTTCACTTGGATGGGCTTGGAGGCCTTCCACATGTACCTGGCTCTTGTCAAGGTCTTCAACACCTATGTGTCCAGATACATGCTCAAGTTCTCACTCGTGGGATGGG GGGTCCCTCTTGTGGTGGTCATCATTGTTATTGCCATCAACAAAGACAACTATGGCCAGATCTCCTATGGGAAGTACCGTGATGGATCAACAGATGACTT ctgctggctGAAGAATGATATCGCCTTTTATGTGGCCGTGGTTGCATACTTTTGCCTGGTGTTCCTGCTCAACATGGCTATCTTCGTGGTGGTTCTGGTGCAGCTGTGTCGGATCAAGCAACAGAACCCCCACGACTCCCAGCACAGGAATGTGTTGCAAGACCTACGCAGTGTTGCCAGCCTCACATTTCTCCTGGGCCTAACATGGGgctttgccttttttgcctggGGACCAGTTAACCTTGCTTTCATGTACCTCTTCTCCATCTTCAACTCCCTGCAGG GATTTTTTATCTTTGTATTCCACTGTGCCGTCAAGAAGAGTGTGCGGCGGCAATGGAGGGCATACTTATGCTGTGGCAGTTTACGACTGCTTGAGAACTCAG AAAGCCCATTTGATGACAGCACAATAATGTTCCCAGATGATCAACATGAGAACGTCAGCAGACAGAGGATGCGGACATCAGAGTGA